The genomic segment CTGGCAATGTGCCCGGGTCGGCCGATCTGGCTGCCCCATAGCCGGGACACGCTAAAGCCCGTCAGCCCCGCCCTGGGCCGGGCGCCCCGGCCGGTGGCGCCCTCGTCGCGGATTTCACCGCCGGCGCCGGTGGCTGCGCCGGGCCAGGGCGAGATCGCCGTGGGGTGGTTGTGCGTTTCCACCTTCATCAGCAAATGCTCGGTGGAGCTACTTTTTTGATAGCTGTAGGCGTATGTATGGGCGCATGATGGGTCTGCGCCATCGGTCATTTTTGCGGCAAATTGCTCGACCAGGTGGCCTTGCATCACGGCGGCGTTGTCCGAGTACGCGACCAGCGTGTGCCCGGGCGCGCGCTGGTGCGTGTGGCGGATCATGTCGAACAGGCTTGGCTCCTGCGCCACGCCGTCGATGGCAAAGCGCGCGTTGAATATCTTGTGCCGGCAATGCTCGCTGTTGGCCTGCGCGAACATCATCAGTTCGACCTCGGTGGGGTTGCGCGCCAGGCCGGTGAAGGCGCTGACCAGGTACTCCATCTCCTGATCGGCCAGGGCCAGGCCCAAGCGGGTGTTGGCCGCTGCCAGCGCCGCCAGGCCGGCGCCGAGCACATCCACATGCTCCATGCGGGCCGGTGGCAGCGCAGTGAACAGCGCCGCCAGGCCAGCCGGGTCGAACAGCACCGACTCGGTCATGCGGTCATGCAGCAAGGCGGCTATCCGGTCGCGCTCGGCATCGGTCAGCCGGCCCGCCCGCAGGCGGATGCGGTATTCGGTGCTGCGCTCCAGATGGCGCACGGCCAGGCCGCAGTTGCGCGCAATGTCGGTGGCCTTGGACGCCCAGGGCGACAAGGTGCCCAGGCGCGGGGTGACGATGATGGCGCAGCCATCGACGGGGCCGGCGTAAGGGTCGCCGTAGCGCAGCAAGGCCGCCAGGCGCTGCTGCTGCGCGGGCGCAGGGGCGGTATCGGTGAGCACCAGATGCACGAAGCGCGCTGCGATGCCGGTGATGCCGGGGTGAATGTCCGCCAGCGCGGATTGCAGTTGTCGGGCGCGAAAGGGGCTGAGGGCGTTGCCGCCCGCCAGCGTGGTCATGTGCAAGGTCACGGAAGCGGCCTGTAGGGGGGTGGGAGGGCGCCGGGCCGATGGGGGCCGCAAGCAGGGTGGTCAGAGCGCGGCATTTTACCGGCGGGTGCCGCGCCCCGGCGTTCGGGCCGTCGGGCCATTGGGCCGTAGGCGGGCGCCGGCGGTGTCCATCGAAGTGCCGGCGCGGACAGGAACGGGATGGCTATGGATAATCGCGCCATGAGCATCACCATCAAAAGCGCACAGGACATTGCCGGCATGCGCCTGGCGTGTCGCCTGGCTTCCGAAGTGCTGGACTCGATTGCTGCGCATATACAGCCGGGCATCACCACCCGCGACATCGACCGGATCGGGGCCGAGTGCATGGCCCGGCAGGGCACGGTATCGGCCACCGTCGGCTACCAGCCGCCCGGCTATCCGCCCTACCCGGCGTCGCTGTGCACCTCGGTCAACCATGTGGTCTGCCATGGCATCCCGAACGACAAGCCGCTGAAAAAGGGCGACATCGTCAATGTCGACGTGACCGTCATCACCCCCGAGGGCTGGTATGGCGACAGCAGCCGCATGTACCTGATCGGCGAGGCCTCGATCGCCGCCCGGCGCCTGTGCGCCCTCACCTACGACGCGATGTGGCACGGCATCGTGCAGGTGCGGCCCGGCGCCCATCTGGGCGATGTGGGGCATGCGATACAGCAGTTCGCCGAAAGCCAGGGCTGCTCCGTCGTGCGCGAGTTCTGCGGCCACGGCATCGGCAGAAAGTTCCATGAAGAGCCTCAGGTGCTGCACTACGGCCGCCCCGGCACGCTGGCCGAGCTCAGGCCCGGCATGGTCTTCACCATCGAGCCCATGATCAACGCCGGGCGCCGCGAGGTCAAAGAATTCGGCAACGACGGCTGGACCATCGTGACCAAAGACCACAGCCTGTCGGCACAGTGGGAGCACACCGTGCTGGTCACGCCCACCGGGTATGAGGTGTTGACCCTGTCGGCAGGCTCGCCGCCATTGCCGAACTTCGTCGCGGCCACTGCGACCTGAGCGCAGTCTATGGCCTCGGCCCGAGCGCAACGACACGACGCCGGTGCGGCACCCAGGCAACCCCGAGCCGACACACCGGAGCGCATGCGCACCACGACCATGACCGAACTGCCTGCCCTGCGCGCCGCCTATCGCCACGACAAAGCCACGCTGCTGGCCGCGCTGCAGGCCACCGGCGCATCCGCGCGCGGTATCCGCGTCTTGCTGCGCAAGCTGTCCACGCTGGCCGGCAAGCTGCTGCAAACGCTGTGGCAGCGCGCCCGCTTGCCCGACGACATGGCCTTGGTGGCGGTGGGCGGCTTCGGGCGCGAGCAACTTTTCCCCTACTCCGACGTCGATGTCCTGCTGCTGCTGCCCGAGGCCCTGGCGCCCGAGACCGGCAACGCATTGCGCGCGCAGATCGAGGGCTTCATCGGCAGTT from the Verminephrobacter eiseniae EF01-2 genome contains:
- the map gene encoding type I methionyl aminopeptidase, coding for MSITIKSAQDIAGMRLACRLASEVLDSIAAHIQPGITTRDIDRIGAECMARQGTVSATVGYQPPGYPPYPASLCTSVNHVVCHGIPNDKPLKKGDIVNVDVTVITPEGWYGDSSRMYLIGEASIAARRLCALTYDAMWHGIVQVRPGAHLGDVGHAIQQFAESQGCSVVREFCGHGIGRKFHEEPQVLHYGRPGTLAELRPGMVFTIEPMINAGRREVKEFGNDGWTIVTKDHSLSAQWEHTVLVTPTGYEVLTLSAGSPPLPNFVAATAT